The following coding sequences lie in one Pseudomonas monsensis genomic window:
- a CDS encoding AAA family ATPase has product MTEQIEPGSASHAAQQRQRASQLAQAVRGELQKALIGQNAVIDDVLTALIAGGHVLLEGVPGLGKTLLVRALARCFGGEFARIQFTPDLMPSDVTGHAVYDLQSEQFKLRKGPLFTNLLLADEINRAPAKTQAALLEAMQERQVTLEGRALPIAQPFMVLATQNPIEQEGTYPLPEAELDRFMLKVRMDYPDADQELNMVRQVSRSTRADMLDVQPLRTVLQAKDVQALQRIASDLPLDDQVLDYAVRLARSTRTWPGLSLGAGPRASIALARCARARALLRGGEFVIPDDIKGCALAVLRHRVRLAPELDIEGLQVDQVLQQLLDQVPAPRL; this is encoded by the coding sequence ATGACTGAACAGATCGAGCCCGGCAGCGCCAGCCACGCCGCCCAGCAGCGCCAGCGCGCCAGTCAGTTGGCGCAGGCCGTGCGCGGCGAATTGCAGAAGGCACTGATTGGCCAGAACGCCGTGATCGACGACGTGTTGACCGCGCTGATTGCCGGTGGCCACGTCTTGCTCGAAGGCGTGCCGGGGCTCGGCAAGACGTTGCTGGTGCGGGCACTGGCACGCTGCTTTGGCGGCGAGTTTGCGCGCATCCAGTTCACCCCGGACCTGATGCCCAGCGACGTCACCGGCCACGCCGTGTACGACCTGCAGAGCGAACAGTTCAAGCTGCGCAAAGGCCCGCTGTTCACCAACCTGCTGCTGGCCGACGAGATCAACCGCGCCCCGGCGAAAACCCAGGCGGCGTTGCTGGAAGCGATGCAGGAGCGTCAGGTCACCCTCGAAGGCCGGGCCCTGCCGATCGCTCAACCGTTCATGGTCCTCGCCACGCAAAACCCGATCGAACAGGAAGGCACTTATCCGTTGCCGGAAGCCGAGCTCGACCGCTTCATGCTCAAGGTGCGCATGGACTATCCCGATGCCGATCAAGAGTTGAACATGGTGCGTCAGGTCAGCCGTTCGACCCGCGCCGACATGCTCGACGTGCAGCCGCTGCGCACGGTCTTGCAGGCCAAGGATGTGCAGGCACTGCAGCGCATCGCCAGCGATTTGCCGCTGGACGATCAGGTGCTCGACTATGCTGTCAGACTCGCACGCAGCACCCGCACCTGGCCGGGCCTGAGCCTTGGCGCCGGGCCGCGCGCCTCGATTGCACTGGCACGTTGCGCACGTGCCCGTGCCTTGTTGCGTGGCGGTGAATTCGTGATTCCCGACGACATCAAGGGGTGCGCCCTGGCCGTGCTGCGCCATCGTGTGCGCCTCGCCCCGGAGCTGGATATCGAAGGCTTGCAAGTCGATCAGGTGTTGCAGCAATTGCTCGATCAAGTCCCGGCGCCGCGCCTGTGA
- a CDS encoding DUF4350 domain-containing protein, which produces MSRRTVWWLGALIVMLLGVLSVFMYLKARPYQEVVDHGPSPAAQANPYLAAEMFLRERGINVSHAESLTVLPQIDPRRHTLLLFNDRSRMTPRQVDQVLNWARAGGRLVFVAESIWDEQTKQSNDLLLDQVQLHQSLSKDLKDSPPVQESERFPKLTRLYLEDEDAPAYAGFDTDFHLDDPKNLAQAWANSAKATHMMQLPYSLGSITVVTDADLWKTTAISQYDNAWLLWYLSADTDVTLIYNTVHDGLLTLLWRYFPQAIVALLALIGLWLWQAGVRHGPLQAPAPKGRRQLQEHLRASADFTLRHSGQQALLQALQQDVLRRARRRHPGFAQLNVAEQWLALSRLTRQPTRAISQALSPVSKRRLSSADFCRQVAHLQTLRNTL; this is translated from the coding sequence TTGAGCCGGCGTACGGTGTGGTGGCTTGGCGCACTGATCGTCATGCTGCTCGGCGTATTGAGCGTATTTATGTATCTCAAGGCCAGGCCTTATCAGGAAGTGGTCGATCACGGCCCATCGCCGGCGGCGCAAGCCAATCCCTATCTGGCAGCTGAGATGTTTCTGCGTGAGCGCGGCATCAATGTCAGCCACGCTGAAAGCCTTACCGTATTGCCGCAGATCGACCCGCGTCGACACACGCTTCTGCTGTTCAACGACCGTTCACGGATGACGCCGCGTCAGGTCGATCAGGTATTGAACTGGGCGCGCGCTGGCGGACGTCTGGTGTTCGTGGCGGAGTCGATATGGGACGAGCAGACCAAGCAGAGCAACGACCTGCTGCTCGACCAGGTGCAACTGCATCAGTCCTTGAGCAAGGATCTGAAAGACTCCCCGCCTGTTCAGGAATCAGAGCGCTTCCCGAAACTGACCAGACTGTACCTGGAAGATGAGGACGCACCGGCCTACGCCGGGTTCGACACCGACTTCCATCTCGATGACCCGAAGAACCTCGCACAGGCCTGGGCCAACAGCGCCAAGGCCACGCACATGATGCAACTGCCCTACAGCCTCGGCTCGATCACCGTGGTCACCGATGCCGACCTTTGGAAAACCACCGCCATCAGCCAGTACGACAACGCCTGGCTGCTCTGGTATCTGAGCGCCGACACCGACGTCACACTGATTTACAACACCGTGCACGACGGCCTGTTGACCTTGCTCTGGCGCTATTTCCCCCAGGCCATCGTCGCCCTGCTCGCGCTGATTGGCCTGTGGTTGTGGCAGGCCGGCGTACGTCATGGTCCGCTGCAGGCGCCGGCGCCGAAGGGGCGCCGACAGTTGCAGGAGCACCTGCGCGCGAGTGCCGACTTCACCCTGCGCCACTCGGGCCAGCAGGCATTGTTGCAGGCCTTGCAACAGGACGTCCTGCGCCGCGCCCGCCGCCGACATCCCGGTTTCGCTCAACTGAACGTCGCCGAGCAATGGCTGGCACTGTCACGCCTGACCCGGCAACCCACCCGCGCCATCAGCCAGGCCCTGAGCCCGGTGTCGAAGCGGCGCCTGTCCAGTGCTGACTTCTGCCGTCAGGTCGCCCATCTGCAAACCTTGAGGAACACGTTATGA
- a CDS encoding DUF4129 domain-containing protein, with protein sequence MRLSDATVVIRPRTTWEAMDLGVLMCQQHRRLLMTSWAIVTLPLFALLTVVLWDSPSLAVFIFWWLKPAYERLPLYILSRALFGETPTLGQALREWPRLLRPQLLASLTWRRLSVSRSFLMPVMQLEGLDGNARQQRLHVLLQRNAGAAQWLTIIGVHLETALWIGLMVLFYMLLPQQIETDWDWQSLILAADHDWRWLEHLTNALYALVLVVWEPIYVACGFSLYLNRRTQLEAWDIELVFRRLRQRLNHSVLGLILAVCLVLPNVPSVRADEPDTGPDAPRLLNQPLTSQASRDSIKALLEQPPFKNKESVTRYRFGDDPAAPAKEQTPDELPQWLKTLLGWLDGQHLNTLAKFIEVLLWGIVIALLGGLIWRYREFLQAFVSRRPTLPAKPARALPAQAFGLDLNRDTLPDDIAGSAEQLWHSQPRAALSLLYRGLLSQLLHDFDLPLKSADTEHQVLARIEQLQRPELLAFSRTLTTHWQNMAYGHRLPAAHLQQQLCDGWRALFDHGTAR encoded by the coding sequence ATGCGCCTGAGTGACGCCACCGTGGTGATCCGTCCGCGCACGACCTGGGAAGCCATGGATCTGGGCGTGCTCATGTGTCAGCAACATCGACGTTTGTTGATGACCAGTTGGGCGATCGTCACCCTGCCGCTGTTCGCCTTGCTCACGGTGGTGTTGTGGGACTCGCCGTCACTGGCGGTGTTTATCTTCTGGTGGCTGAAGCCGGCGTATGAACGACTGCCGCTGTACATCCTGTCCAGGGCGCTGTTCGGGGAAACGCCGACACTCGGACAAGCCTTGCGCGAATGGCCGCGTCTGCTCAGGCCACAACTGCTGGCCAGTCTGACCTGGCGACGCCTGAGTGTCAGCCGCAGTTTTCTGATGCCGGTGATGCAACTCGAAGGGCTGGACGGCAATGCCAGGCAGCAACGTCTGCACGTACTGCTGCAGCGCAACGCCGGCGCCGCGCAATGGCTGACCATCATCGGCGTGCATCTGGAAACCGCACTGTGGATCGGCCTGATGGTGCTGTTCTACATGCTCTTGCCGCAGCAGATCGAAACCGACTGGGACTGGCAGTCGCTGATCCTCGCGGCGGATCACGACTGGCGCTGGCTCGAACACCTGACCAATGCCTTGTATGCGCTGGTGCTCGTGGTGTGGGAACCGATATATGTCGCCTGCGGTTTCAGCCTGTATCTGAACCGCCGCACGCAACTCGAAGCCTGGGACATCGAACTGGTGTTCCGCCGCTTGCGCCAGCGTCTGAACCACAGTGTGTTGGGGCTGATCCTGGCGGTCTGTCTGGTGTTGCCGAATGTACCGTCAGTCCGGGCTGATGAACCCGACACCGGCCCCGACGCCCCACGGCTGCTGAATCAGCCCCTGACCAGTCAGGCGTCGCGCGACAGCATCAAGGCCCTGCTTGAACAACCGCCGTTCAAGAACAAAGAAAGCGTTACTCGTTACCGCTTCGGCGATGACCCGGCAGCCCCGGCCAAAGAGCAAACACCCGATGAATTGCCACAGTGGCTGAAAACCCTGTTGGGCTGGCTCGACGGTCAGCACCTCAACACCCTCGCCAAGTTTATTGAAGTACTGCTGTGGGGCATTGTCATCGCCTTGCTCGGCGGGTTGATCTGGCGCTATCGCGAGTTTCTGCAAGCTTTTGTCAGTCGCCGCCCGACACTGCCGGCCAAGCCTGCACGAGCCCTGCCAGCGCAGGCGTTCGGTCTGGATCTGAACCGGGACACCCTGCCTGACGATATCGCCGGCAGTGCCGAACAACTCTGGCACAGCCAGCCCCGTGCAGCGTTGAGCCTGCTCTATCGCGGGCTGCTCAGCCAACTGCTCCATGACTTCGATCTGCCGCTGAAATCCGCCGACACCGAACATCAGGTACTCGCCCGGATCGAACAACTGCAGCGCCCGGAACTGCTCGCCTTCAGCCGCACCCTGACCACGCACTGGCAAAACATGGCCTATGGGCATCGCCTGCCGGCGGCGCATCTGCAACAACAATTGTGCGATGGCTGGCGCGCGTTGTTCGACCACGGAACTGCGCGTTGA